Proteins encoded in a region of the Kosmotoga arenicorallina S304 genome:
- a CDS encoding cyclic 2,3-diphosphoglycerate synthase — protein sequence MTKKKVIIMGAAGRDFHNFNTYFRNNPNYEVVAFTATQIPGIEDKKYPAELAGELYPNGIPIYSEERLPELIKEYNVDHVVLAYSDLPHQYVMERAEIVLAAGADFMLLGPKETMVKSSKPIISVCAIRTGCGKSQTTRRVLDILRAKGKKVVSIRHPMPYGDLVKQKVQRFADYSDLDKHECTIEEREEYEPHIDRGSIIYAGVDYEAILREAEKEDVDVILWDGGNNDFSFYKSDLYITVVDPHRPGHEISYYPGMANLILADVVVINKEETANPEGIETVRQNIAKYNPNAVVVDAASPLTVEDSATIKGKKVLVVEDGPTLTHGEMSYGAGWVAAKKYGAAEIIDPRPYAVGSIVDTYRKYNHLDQILPAMGYGEKQMKELEETINNADADLVIIGTPIDLRRVIKINKPAVRVGYELQEIGEPTLEQIIDDFLKKNNI from the coding sequence GTGACTAAGAAGAAAGTAATCATCATGGGTGCTGCTGGAAGGGATTTCCACAATTTCAACACTTATTTCAGAAACAACCCGAATTACGAAGTTGTTGCTTTTACGGCAACGCAAATTCCCGGAATCGAAGACAAAAAATATCCTGCTGAACTTGCCGGAGAGCTCTATCCCAATGGGATACCAATTTATTCTGAAGAAAGGCTACCTGAACTCATAAAAGAGTACAACGTTGATCACGTTGTTCTGGCTTACAGCGATCTTCCTCATCAGTACGTTATGGAAAGAGCAGAAATAGTGCTTGCTGCTGGTGCTGATTTTATGCTCCTGGGTCCCAAAGAAACCATGGTTAAATCATCCAAGCCAATCATCTCGGTCTGTGCTATAAGAACAGGCTGTGGTAAGAGTCAGACCACAAGAAGAGTTCTTGATATTTTGAGAGCAAAAGGCAAGAAAGTCGTTTCTATAAGACACCCTATGCCTTATGGCGACCTTGTAAAGCAGAAAGTGCAGAGATTTGCTGATTATTCAGACCTTGATAAGCATGAATGTACTATAGAAGAGCGTGAAGAATACGAACCTCATATTGATAGAGGTTCTATAATCTACGCCGGTGTTGATTATGAAGCAATTCTCAGAGAAGCCGAAAAAGAAGATGTAGATGTTATTCTCTGGGATGGCGGAAACAACGATTTCTCTTTCTACAAATCAGACCTTTACATTACTGTCGTTGATCCTCATAGGCCCGGCCATGAAATTAGCTATTACCCGGGTATGGCCAACTTGATTTTGGCAGACGTTGTTGTTATTAACAAAGAAGAAACGGCCAATCCTGAAGGCATTGAAACAGTAAGGCAGAATATTGCTAAGTACAACCCGAATGCCGTTGTTGTTGATGCAGCTTCACCTCTTACAGTGGAAGACAGTGCCACAATAAAAGGTAAAAAAGTACTTGTTGTAGAAGATGGTCCAACACTGACGCACGGAGAAATGAGTTATGGTGCTGGCTGGGTAGCTGCCAAGAAATATGGGGCTGCTGAGATTATTGACCCCAGACCCTATGCGGTGGGATCAATAGTGGACACTTACAGAAAGTACAATCACCTTGACCAGATTTTGCCAGCTATGGGTTATGGCGAAAAACAGATGAAGGAACTTGAAGAAACTATAAACAACGCCGATGCCGACCTTGTGATAATCGGAACGCCAATCGATTTGAGAAGGGTTATAAAAATAAACAAACCCGCTGTTAGAGTTGGCTACGAACTTCAGGAAATCGGTGAACCTACTCTTGAACAAATTATCGATGATTTCCTGAAGAAAAACAACATTTAA
- a CDS encoding ABC transporter permease, protein MKRTLTLLKALLRSDLREFETFFWSLIFPLILFFLLSSIFGNLGSESGISFEIGVVREEKLTGLGVIIDEVLNSISGEEGPFTLREFSSVEEATEALKKGSIELVFKIPKGTSSKLAAATLLKTSVVKSELEMFYIPGKQSSEIAADIMNSVFDQVDLEIAKRKEPDYISLEVKMTSLLRKESEEFNYVTFLFPGILLMSVLIATLMDGPYSLTFSRDSGLNRKLYSTPISPLEYLTANVLKLVSINIISAVLLFTLALTFYPVDHGILSLRFIGAFLFSLVTMLPFGLMIVSLVKKPSAVVAISQITFQSMMFLGGLYIPISNVPSGMKAVMYVIPTTYLVELMRRILGYKFGTMSDSMLIIVPLIWAVTSISIFSLNFKKVMGYE, encoded by the coding sequence TTGAAGCGTACTCTGACTTTGCTAAAAGCTTTATTGAGAAGCGATCTTCGGGAGTTCGAAACCTTTTTCTGGTCTCTTATCTTTCCACTCATACTTTTTTTCCTCCTCAGCTCGATTTTTGGAAATCTTGGCTCAGAGTCGGGAATAAGTTTTGAGATAGGTGTGGTCAGAGAAGAAAAACTCACGGGTCTTGGTGTAATAATTGATGAAGTACTTAATTCAATATCAGGGGAAGAAGGGCCCTTTACACTCAGGGAATTTTCCTCTGTTGAAGAAGCAACAGAGGCACTGAAAAAAGGATCGATAGAGCTGGTATTCAAAATTCCAAAGGGAACCAGCTCAAAGCTCGCTGCTGCAACGCTGTTAAAAACATCAGTTGTGAAATCTGAGCTGGAAATGTTTTATATACCAGGAAAACAAAGTTCAGAAATCGCTGCAGATATTATGAACAGCGTTTTTGATCAGGTCGATTTAGAGATAGCCAAAAGAAAAGAACCCGATTATATATCACTGGAAGTGAAGATGACTTCCCTTTTGAGGAAAGAATCAGAAGAATTTAATTACGTTACCTTTTTATTCCCCGGCATTCTTCTTATGAGCGTGCTTATAGCAACTCTAATGGATGGACCTTACAGCTTGACTTTTTCAAGAGATTCAGGGCTAAACAGGAAGTTATACAGCACGCCAATCTCGCCATTAGAATATCTGACAGCAAATGTCTTAAAGCTTGTAAGCATTAATATAATCTCAGCGGTTCTGCTCTTCACTCTAGCCCTTACCTTTTATCCTGTTGACCATGGAATACTATCGCTGAGATTCATTGGAGCTTTTCTGTTCTCATTGGTCACAATGCTACCCTTCGGGTTGATGATAGTTTCTCTTGTGAAAAAACCCTCTGCAGTGGTTGCTATAAGCCAGATTACCTTTCAAAGTATGATGTTTCTGGGAGGTCTCTACATTCCAATTTCAAATGTCCCTTCAGGTATGAAGGCGGTTATGTATGTAATCCCAACAACTTATCTGGTGGAGCTCATGCGGCGTATTCTGGGTTACAAATTTGGCACTATGTCAGATTCTATGCTGATCATTGTGCCTTTAATCTGGGCGGTGACGTCAATCTCCATCTTCAGTCTTAATTTTAAAAAGGTGATGGGATATGAATAA
- a CDS encoding ATP-binding cassette domain-containing protein, protein MEEAEQLADRIIIIDHGKIIASGTLEELVKTVEENQFVEFSLSDSDNSDSVFAAFQKHFPELKLDNGKFICPTHDIESTLEKIFSILGNHNSKVENIIIRKPNLEDVFLKLTGHSLRD, encoded by the coding sequence ATGGAGGAAGCTGAACAGCTTGCGGATAGAATAATCATTATTGACCACGGTAAGATTATTGCTTCTGGAACTCTAGAAGAGCTTGTGAAAACTGTTGAAGAAAATCAATTTGTTGAATTTAGCCTATCTGACTCGGACAACAGCGATTCTGTTTTTGCTGCATTTCAGAAGCATTTTCCAGAACTTAAATTGGATAACGGTAAATTCATTTGCCCCACTCATGACATCGAATCCACCCTTGAAAAGATCTTCTCCATTCTGGGAAACCATAACAGCAAAGTGGAGAACATAATCATAAGGAAACCCAATCTTGAAGATGTCTTCTTGAAACTCACCGGTCATTCTCTCAGGGATTGA
- a CDS encoding ABC transporter ATP-binding protein — MPAAIEVNKLVKHYGNVKAVDGISFKVKIGECLAILGPNGAGKTTTVEILEGLRKQDSGDIFYFESKVREIGKEIKDIIGVQLQTSSFMDYLTVKETIKLFCGLYSKSLKSEDLIQLVELKEKSKTLVKNLSGGQKQRLALAVALVNDPKILFLDEPTTGLDPQARRLLWDTVLKLKERKKQ, encoded by the coding sequence ATGCCAGCAGCAATTGAGGTTAATAAACTCGTAAAACACTATGGGAATGTAAAAGCCGTTGACGGCATTTCTTTTAAGGTGAAAATAGGCGAATGCCTTGCTATACTGGGACCAAACGGTGCGGGAAAAACCACAACTGTTGAGATTCTTGAAGGACTTAGAAAGCAGGACTCTGGCGACATATTTTATTTTGAATCAAAAGTTAGAGAAATAGGAAAAGAGATAAAAGATATAATCGGGGTTCAGCTCCAGACAAGCTCTTTCATGGATTATCTAACTGTTAAGGAAACCATCAAGCTTTTTTGCGGACTCTATTCGAAATCTTTGAAATCAGAAGATTTAATACAGCTTGTCGAACTCAAGGAAAAATCAAAAACCCTTGTAAAAAATTTGTCAGGTGGCCAGAAGCAACGTCTTGCACTTGCTGTTGCACTTGTTAACGACCCCAAAATTCTTTTTCTTGATGAACCCACAACAGGCCTTGATCCTCAGGCGAGACGGCTTCTCTGGGATACAGTTCTCAAGCTAAAGGAAAGAAAAAAACAATAG
- a CDS encoding ABC transporter permease yields MNKLKQTGYIFMAFFKESFRNRLEFFFSLGFPILFLVMFGFLFGGQEGVSVLKIGLFSQNELITDTVKSISGYHVEIFNSTEEMLKALENDEIELAVFFHDKEIEFIIKEGNPALEGEINTARSAMVSIIEGQINGVKEIIELKKTPISAGSFITTEADYIMSGVIGISILSSGMFAVISIFGRYRKRGILNRFRATPMSSTAFVIGSTLTRFIVSVFSVFIIMLVNKLLFDSKIAPEWGPLFVVVICSTMGMMALGLFLVLIFSEPQSAQSAGTILFVVMTFASGVYFPIAFLPEFMKKLSLLLPVTYTVRLVRGTMGIIELSKNEFILVNIAFAIIGMLLLIIVSRLFLRAR; encoded by the coding sequence ATGAATAAACTCAAACAGACGGGCTATATTTTCATGGCATTTTTCAAAGAATCATTCAGGAACAGGCTGGAGTTTTTTTTCAGTCTCGGTTTCCCAATACTTTTTCTCGTGATGTTTGGCTTCTTGTTTGGTGGCCAGGAGGGTGTCTCTGTGCTAAAAATTGGGCTCTTTTCGCAAAATGAATTGATAACCGATACTGTAAAGAGCATCAGCGGTTATCATGTTGAGATATTTAATTCAACGGAGGAAATGCTGAAAGCTTTAGAAAATGATGAAATTGAACTGGCTGTATTCTTTCACGATAAAGAGATAGAATTCATTATAAAGGAAGGGAACCCGGCGCTTGAAGGTGAAATCAACACTGCAAGAAGTGCCATGGTTTCGATTATTGAAGGTCAAATCAACGGAGTTAAAGAAATAATAGAACTAAAAAAGACCCCCATATCCGCAGGGTCTTTTATCACCACAGAGGCAGATTATATAATGTCAGGTGTTATAGGCATATCAATTCTTTCGTCCGGGATGTTTGCTGTCATCTCCATTTTTGGTCGATATAGAAAAAGGGGGATTTTAAACCGCTTCCGTGCTACACCCATGAGTTCCACGGCTTTTGTCATAGGAAGTACGTTAACAAGGTTCATTGTAAGTGTATTCTCTGTTTTTATCATTATGCTGGTAAACAAATTACTGTTTGATTCAAAAATCGCCCCTGAGTGGGGCCCCCTTTTCGTGGTTGTGATTTGTTCTACCATGGGTATGATGGCTCTTGGATTGTTTCTTGTTTTGATTTTCAGTGAACCTCAAAGCGCTCAAAGTGCGGGAACTATACTTTTCGTAGTTATGACTTTTGCTTCGGGAGTATATTTTCCCATAGCTTTTCTTCCGGAGTTCATGAAAAAGCTTTCGCTGCTTTTACCTGTTACCTATACAGTAAGGCTTGTACGAGGGACAATGGGAATAATTGAACTGAGTAAAAATGAATTTATTTTAGTGAACATTGCCTTTGCCATTATTGGTATGCTGCTTCTTATAATTGTTTCGAGATTATTTCTCAGAGCTCGCTGA
- a CDS encoding TldD/PmbA family protein has product MIPERILRSMITELLRQGADFADIFIEERITNNISMTSGKVETALSGKSFGVGVRATKGSQSIYAYTNEVSETALMSVAKGIGDVLVSERNDAMSLSFEEKSVKNDHLFILTPSSVGKDERVKIMKIATEGAKSVSKLISQVSVEFWDYDQKIWIYNSEGLKTSDRRLRTRLMISAIATKPGEKETGFFGPGAAMGFEFYNTFDVYEAGQKAGRIAARMINAEYAPAGKMPVIISNEFGGVIFHEACGHALEATSVAKGASVFAGKLGQKVAADCVSAVDDATIPNAWGSANIDDEGTPTRRNVLIENGILKSYLIDKFNGRKMGMESTGSARRQDYRYAPTSRMSNTFILPGEYYPEEIIANTEYGLYAKSMSGGSVIPGTGEFNFSVREGYLVEKGRITKPVRGATLIGKGSEVLWKIDMVGNDLARAQGMCGSASGSIPADVGQPTIRVSELIVGGRNK; this is encoded by the coding sequence ATGATACCAGAAAGAATATTACGGTCGATGATTACCGAATTGCTTAGACAGGGGGCTGATTTTGCGGATATATTCATCGAAGAGAGAATTACCAACAATATTTCCATGACCAGCGGAAAAGTTGAAACTGCCCTATCAGGTAAATCCTTTGGTGTAGGAGTGCGTGCAACAAAAGGTTCCCAAAGTATATATGCTTACACAAATGAGGTATCCGAAACTGCCCTTATGTCAGTTGCAAAAGGCATCGGAGATGTGTTGGTTTCAGAAAGAAATGATGCTATGAGTTTGAGTTTTGAAGAGAAAAGTGTCAAAAATGACCATCTGTTCATATTAACACCTTCTTCAGTAGGTAAAGATGAGCGCGTTAAAATAATGAAAATAGCTACTGAGGGTGCTAAGAGCGTCTCGAAACTCATCTCTCAGGTATCAGTGGAATTCTGGGATTACGATCAAAAAATCTGGATATACAATTCAGAAGGGCTTAAAACTTCTGACAGAAGACTACGTACGAGATTAATGATTTCAGCCATTGCAACAAAACCCGGAGAAAAAGAGACAGGCTTTTTTGGTCCAGGAGCGGCGATGGGATTTGAATTTTACAACACCTTTGATGTTTACGAAGCCGGGCAAAAAGCTGGCCGCATAGCGGCAAGAATGATAAACGCTGAGTATGCACCCGCCGGAAAGATGCCTGTTATCATCTCAAATGAATTCGGTGGCGTGATTTTCCATGAGGCTTGCGGGCATGCCCTTGAAGCGACTTCAGTCGCCAAAGGAGCCTCTGTCTTTGCAGGAAAACTCGGCCAAAAAGTTGCGGCCGATTGTGTATCTGCTGTCGATGATGCGACAATTCCCAATGCCTGGGGTTCTGCAAACATCGATGACGAAGGTACTCCCACACGCAGAAACGTGCTCATTGAAAATGGCATTCTGAAAAGCTATCTAATCGATAAATTCAACGGAAGAAAAATGGGCATGGAAAGCACTGGAAGTGCCAGACGGCAGGACTACCGCTATGCTCCGACTTCGAGAATGAGCAACACTTTTATTCTTCCAGGTGAATACTATCCAGAAGAAATCATCGCCAACACCGAATATGGGCTTTACGCAAAATCCATGAGTGGTGGATCTGTCATTCCCGGAACAGGCGAATTCAACTTCTCAGTTAGAGAGGGTTACCTCGTCGAAAAGGGTAGAATAACAAAGCCTGTTAGAGGGGCCACTCTTATAGGCAAAGGCTCAGAAGTTCTCTGGAAGATTGATATGGTAGGCAATGACCTGGCAAGGGCGCAAGGTATGTGTGGCTCAGCCTCCGGCAGCATCCCGGCAGATGTCGGTCAACCTACGATAAGGGTATCAGAATTGATTGTTGGGGGGCGAAACAAATGA
- a CDS encoding ThiF family adenylyltransferase, whose amino-acid sequence MKEKVAKAYFERQLLVEGVTPELQRKLSQFPLGCPHTESEREIAGLLFRLGFTSVSSCFDSRKIRDLKEIFPFMEVKKEPGMIFGTTENDLKVEYGETIKVLIPENLSRLFIPVVVSLIFLSVMQEKSSSVPLKSIQLPVSLKPFPYKKKALVVGAGGLGSPAIETLLRNGLENIVVVEHDTISISNIHRQFFYSSKDVGKPKSEVLRNLLSKRDNLSLKIYDEPFKPEILKREFPDIVIACVDNYDARYQINDACYREKIPFIDAGVEGFSGYVMAHRQIDACYRCFVGNDRKDINALKPILPFTSYFGGLLQAAYATHILRNPNIPLKGFWFDLKSLTFTEFNVDKRPDCPVCVTSNRAR is encoded by the coding sequence TTGAAAGAGAAGGTTGCTAAGGCCTATTTTGAAAGACAATTGCTTGTTGAAGGTGTAACACCGGAGCTTCAGAGAAAATTATCCCAATTTCCCCTTGGCTGCCCGCACACAGAAAGTGAAAGGGAAATAGCAGGATTGCTTTTCAGACTGGGATTCACAAGTGTTTCTTCATGCTTTGATTCCAGAAAAATACGGGATTTAAAAGAGATATTTCCCTTTATGGAAGTGAAAAAGGAACCTGGCATGATTTTCGGAACAACCGAAAACGACTTAAAGGTAGAATATGGTGAAACCATAAAAGTCCTTATACCTGAAAACCTGAGTAGATTGTTTATCCCCGTTGTGGTGAGTCTTATTTTTTTAAGCGTTATGCAGGAAAAAAGCAGTTCAGTTCCTTTAAAAAGCATACAATTACCGGTTTCTCTAAAACCCTTTCCTTATAAAAAGAAAGCGCTTGTTGTTGGTGCAGGCGGTCTCGGGTCACCAGCAATTGAAACCCTCCTGCGAAATGGGTTAGAAAACATTGTTGTTGTTGAGCACGATACTATTAGCATCTCCAACATCCACCGTCAGTTTTTTTATTCAAGCAAAGATGTTGGAAAGCCGAAGTCAGAAGTCCTCAGGAATTTATTAAGCAAAAGAGATAATTTAAGCCTGAAGATATACGATGAGCCATTCAAGCCAGAGATTTTGAAAAGAGAGTTTCCTGATATTGTAATAGCTTGCGTGGATAATTATGATGCAAGATATCAAATAAACGATGCGTGTTATAGGGAAAAAATCCCATTCATAGATGCTGGAGTCGAAGGTTTTTCAGGGTATGTGATGGCTCACAGGCAGATAGATGCTTGCTATAGATGTTTTGTGGGGAATGATAGAAAAGACATAAATGCTTTAAAGCCCATTCTTCCCTTCACAAGCTATTTTGGTGGCCTACTTCAAGCAGCATATGCCACACACATCCTGAGAAATCCCAATATCCCTCTGAAAGGTTTTTGGTTTGACTTAAAATCCCTAACTTTTACAGAATTCAATGTTGACAAACGCCCGGATTGCCCGGTATGCGTCACCAGTAATAGAGCGAGGTGA
- a CDS encoding vWA domain-containing protein codes for MRRTLLLLVFLCFFSAIFAQLNIMSVDTSTFPLIRMKISGEEATMSSIQVYDNGKAAKLLDFSMDSFEDRKPLDIVFVIDNSGTMGIKIASVKEKVASIAEDMRKNGYDLRFAVLGFGTTINHEFVNSKGSRFTTSVVELQNRLSEVLSYVGGADECQIRALYTAAGYDFRKDAGKVLILITDEDSYQNAVNDSFYQGLMKKIAERHLNVFVLYQDPDERYEEIANQSGGKIFKFDEEDFEKAFDELFVMRKFTSTMSFFLPYSYPELNPGEEHELRVVNLNTASEATTTIKIPEESRTTLKIFEMDHSGFPEIHLKISLNTYEQALYEDGITVYENGVKVKDISLLALSRKINAPVDIVFVLDTTASMINEIRAMVENLITFTEILENSGLDARIGLITFGDELRSRYDLTDNFIKIKKVLEEQYATGGGDIPEISLDAIMGISELNFRKNAQRIAIVVTDAAPHYRGDGTDFSGYSVSEVREFLLENMITFILVGPEKAVEFRDLRKDVPGKFIEISYARIRDFGSILNSIAMEITSQFEITYESPDHITPGERRVHVGYGIVGDSTVYSILPPIDFEINSFVAKPFVVKPGETVELRCTTYPDDLLEFDWHVESGEIIEQKSSKAIWKLPEEEGAYIATVIVKSAKFTKKAEVVVMVCEKACGQ; via the coding sequence ATGAGGAGAACGCTGTTGCTCCTGGTTTTTCTTTGTTTTTTTTCTGCGATCTTTGCGCAATTGAATATTATGAGTGTGGACACTTCAACATTCCCGTTGATAAGGATGAAAATTAGCGGTGAAGAAGCAACTATGTCTTCAATTCAGGTATACGACAATGGAAAAGCAGCAAAGTTGCTCGATTTCAGCATGGATTCCTTTGAAGACAGAAAGCCACTGGATATTGTTTTTGTTATAGACAATTCGGGAACAATGGGCATTAAAATTGCTTCCGTAAAAGAAAAAGTGGCATCCATCGCGGAGGATATGAGAAAAAATGGTTATGATCTTAGATTTGCCGTCCTTGGATTTGGCACAACAATAAACCACGAATTCGTTAACTCAAAGGGCTCGCGCTTTACAACATCGGTAGTGGAACTTCAAAATCGTCTTTCCGAGGTTTTGTCATATGTGGGTGGAGCTGACGAGTGCCAGATAAGAGCTTTGTACACAGCCGCGGGCTATGATTTCAGGAAAGATGCAGGAAAGGTATTGATTTTGATTACTGATGAAGACAGCTATCAAAACGCCGTTAATGACTCGTTTTATCAGGGATTGATGAAAAAAATAGCAGAGCGGCATTTAAATGTCTTTGTTCTTTATCAGGACCCTGATGAACGTTATGAAGAAATTGCAAATCAAAGTGGTGGCAAAATCTTCAAATTTGATGAAGAGGACTTTGAAAAAGCTTTTGATGAACTCTTTGTCATGCGTAAATTCACAAGCACTATGAGCTTCTTTCTTCCATACAGTTATCCTGAACTAAATCCAGGCGAAGAACATGAATTGCGCGTTGTAAACCTTAACACAGCTTCTGAAGCCACAACCACAATAAAAATCCCCGAAGAAAGTAGAACAACTCTGAAAATTTTTGAAATGGATCATTCCGGATTTCCGGAAATCCATCTCAAAATCAGCTTAAATACCTATGAACAAGCGCTTTATGAAGACGGAATAACGGTGTATGAAAATGGCGTAAAAGTGAAAGATATTTCCCTTTTGGCTTTAAGCAGGAAAATAAATGCCCCTGTTGATATCGTTTTTGTGCTTGATACGACTGCGAGCATGATCAATGAAATCAGGGCAATGGTTGAAAATCTAATAACTTTTACAGAAATCCTTGAAAACTCAGGTCTTGATGCGAGAATTGGACTTATAACTTTCGGTGATGAATTGAGAAGTCGTTATGACCTTACGGATAATTTCATTAAAATAAAAAAAGTGCTTGAAGAGCAATACGCCACCGGAGGTGGTGATATTCCTGAAATTTCTCTTGATGCCATTATGGGAATTTCTGAGCTCAATTTCAGAAAAAATGCTCAGAGAATAGCAATTGTTGTTACAGATGCTGCTCCTCATTACAGGGGCGATGGAACAGATTTTTCGGGATATTCAGTTAGTGAAGTGCGGGAATTTCTTCTGGAAAACATGATAACATTCATACTGGTCGGCCCTGAAAAGGCTGTTGAATTTCGGGATTTGCGAAAAGATGTCCCGGGAAAGTTCATAGAGATCTCATACGCCCGTATCAGGGATTTTGGAAGTATTTTGAACTCCATCGCAATGGAGATAACTTCTCAATTTGAAATAACATACGAATCACCTGATCATATTACTCCCGGGGAAAGACGTGTGCATGTCGGTTACGGGATAGTTGGCGATTCAACCGTTTATTCCATTTTACCCCCGATTGATTTTGAGATAAATTCCTTTGTCGCAAAGCCATTTGTCGTTAAACCCGGAGAAACTGTCGAGTTGCGTTGCACAACATATCCTGATGACTTGCTTGAGTTTGACTGGCATGTGGAATCAGGTGAAATAATCGAGCAAAAATCCAGTAAAGCCATCTGGAAACTCCCGGAGGAAGAAGGAGCATACATTGCCACTGTTATTGTGAAATCTGCAAAATTCACTAAAAAGGCTGAGGTGGTGGTAATGGTATGCGAAAAAGCTTGTGGACAGTGA
- a CDS encoding amidohydrolase, protein MELLLKSGTVYPITGAPFKGDILIRDGKIQQVAENIIAKNAEVIDATGKYIFPGFVDAHSHIGVFEEGAGEMFYQDGNEMTDPLTPEVRVIDAFYPEDPAIKRALSGGVTTVMVVPGSANPVGGQGAILKLKSKIVDEMIVKEPAGLKMATGENPKRVYGSMNKAPATRLGVGASIRKYFQNVKNYMAKKEKAKEKGEAFNEIDPKLEIGEKVLRREIPARIHAHRADDILTAVRISEEFGFDLVIEHATEGYKIADFLKAKNIPVVLGPILGFRTKLELKDMTFDSVRIINEKGILAAMMCDHPVIHLEHTTIQLGTALRYGAKEEDLLKMVTINPAKILGIDDRVGSIELGKDADLVIWSGHPFEFRSIVEKVFIEGKEVYSL, encoded by the coding sequence ATGGAATTATTGTTGAAATCAGGCACTGTATACCCGATAACAGGTGCTCCTTTCAAGGGTGATATTCTTATTCGGGATGGGAAAATTCAGCAGGTCGCAGAAAATATTATTGCGAAAAATGCTGAAGTTATTGATGCAACGGGTAAGTACATTTTTCCGGGTTTTGTTGATGCTCACTCCCATATTGGAGTTTTTGAAGAAGGAGCCGGGGAGATGTTTTACCAGGATGGAAATGAGATGACAGATCCCCTAACTCCAGAAGTGCGGGTAATCGATGCCTTTTATCCTGAAGATCCTGCAATTAAAAGGGCTCTTTCCGGTGGAGTAACAACGGTAATGGTAGTTCCAGGAAGCGCCAACCCTGTTGGTGGGCAGGGAGCTATTTTGAAATTAAAGTCAAAAATAGTAGACGAAATGATAGTAAAAGAACCCGCAGGCTTAAAAATGGCAACCGGAGAGAACCCTAAAAGAGTATATGGTTCGATGAACAAAGCCCCGGCAACAAGATTAGGAGTTGGAGCTTCTATAAGGAAGTATTTCCAGAATGTAAAGAACTACATGGCTAAAAAAGAGAAAGCAAAGGAAAAAGGGGAAGCATTTAACGAAATAGATCCCAAGCTGGAAATCGGCGAAAAAGTTTTAAGAAGGGAGATCCCGGCCAGGATTCACGCTCACAGAGCTGACGATATTCTGACAGCTGTAAGGATTTCAGAAGAGTTTGGTTTTGACCTTGTTATTGAACATGCCACAGAAGGATATAAAATAGCAGACTTTTTGAAAGCAAAAAACATACCAGTAGTTTTAGGGCCGATACTTGGCTTTAGGACAAAGCTGGAACTGAAAGACATGACCTTCGATTCGGTCAGGATAATTAACGAAAAGGGTATTCTTGCTGCTATGATGTGTGATCATCCTGTAATCCATCTTGAACACACCACCATCCAGCTGGGAACTGCACTGAGATATGGCGCAAAGGAAGAAGACCTACTGAAAATGGTAACAATAAATCCCGCAAAGATTCTCGGTATAGATGACAGAGTTGGTTCAATTGAATTGGGCAAAGATGCTGACCTCGTTATCTGGAGCGGCCATCCCTTTGAATTTAGATCTATTGTCGAAAAGGTTTTCATAGAAGGAAAAGAAGTTTACAGCCTGTAA